The proteins below are encoded in one region of Triticum aestivum cultivar Chinese Spring chromosome 1B, IWGSC CS RefSeq v2.1, whole genome shotgun sequence:
- the LOC123144469 gene encoding fasciclin-like arabinogalactan protein 2, with amino-acid sequence MPFAGAIAIAILLLAPCAEATSGGFTIEQILSDKGCGAFAGLVATTASVGEVFRSFLEKEVETPDVFDVFGEKRARNAGLTIFCPEDDAVAGFTPRFKKLSADAQVALLLYHGVPSRRSEEALRLINGEEVPTLDKGPLPGSRSMLTIDVYEDIVVLSSPLPSPSVAAVTEMVVDHDRLAVYIINDVMIPREPEIGFPALLLFFGLLALAALVLAQVLLIFGDV; translated from the exons ATGCCGTTCGCCGGAGCCATAGCCATCGCCATCCTCTTGCTGGCCCCCTGTGCCGAGGCCACGTCGGGGGGCTTCACGATCGAGCAGATCTTGTCCGACAAGGGGTGCGGTGCCTTCGCCGGCCTCGTTGCCACCACGGCCAGCGTGGGCGAGGTGTTCCgttcctttttagagaaggaggttGAGACCCCCGACGTGTTCGACGTGTTCGGTGAGAAGAGGGCCCGCAATGCGGGGCTCACCATTTTCTGCCCGGAAGACGATGCGGTGGCGGGGTTCACTCCGAGATTCAAGAAGCTCAGCGCTGACGCGCAGGTCGCACTTCTTCTGTATCATGGAGTGCCGTCGCGTCGCTCCGAGGAGGCGCTCAGGTTGATCAACGGGGAGGAGGTGCCGACGCTTGATAAGGGTCCCTTGCCGGGCTCCAGAAGCATGCTCACCATCGATGTCTATGAAGATATCGTGGTACTTTCTTCGCCGTTGCCGTCGCCGTCGGTTGCTGCTGTCACCGAGATGGTCGTCGACCACGACCGCCTGGCTGTCTACATCATCAACGACGTGATGATTCCGAGAGAGCCAGAGATTGGATTCCCAGCCTTGCTTCTTTTCTTTGGGCTCCTGGCGTT GGCAGCGCTGGTGCTCGCGCAGGTATTATTGATCTTCGGTGACGTCTGA